The sequence ATCGCCAGCAGCGCGCTGCACACGAACGGCACCGGCGCCCATCCGGTCGGCGTGTTCGGCGACCTGCTCTGCGTCGTGGCGGCGCTGTTCTATGCCGGCTACATGCTGACGACGCGCGCCGTGCGCCGCGCGGCTACCGCCGAAGCGGTGCCGCTGGGCGGCGGCATGGCGTCGCTGATCGCCTCCAGCACGGGCGCCGCGCTCTGCCTCGGCTGGGCGGTGGCGACCGGCGAGACGCTGCTGCCGCAGAGCCTGAAGGGGCTCCTCGCGGTGATCGGCCTCGGCATCCTCGCCCATGCGGCGGGGCAGGGGCTCGCCACCTTCGCGCTGGGCCGGTTGCCGGCGGGCCTGATCTCGGTGGTGCTGCTGCTTCAGATCGTCGTCGGGGTGGCGCTGGCGGCGCTGCTGTTCGGCGAGATTCCGTCGCTGGCGGTCTTCGTCGGCGGGCTGCTGGTGGTCGCCGGCGTCGCCACCGCCCGGCCGAACTGAGCCGGGCCGCCGCGCCACGCGCCGTCTCGCCTCTTGCAGAGCGGGGACGGTAGGTCTACCTGCCTCTGGACAGCTTGAGGAGCGCAGACGATGCAGCCCAATCCGTTCGGCGGCGTGATCGAACATCTCTCGGTCGAGGATGTGAAGGCCGGGCTCGAAGCCGGGACCATTCTTCTGGTGGATGTGCGCGAGCCGAACGAGACGGCGGCCGAGCGCATTCCCGGCGCGGTCGACTTTCCGCTCTCCACCTTCGACGCGCACGCGCTGCCCGATCCGGGCGAGAAGACGCTGGTGTTTTCGTGCCGCTCCGGCCAGCGCTCGCAGAAGGCCGCCGCCGCCGCGCAGGCGGCCGGCATCGACCTTCACCGGCACATGGCCGGCGGCATCCTCGCCTGGAAGGACGCCGGGTTCGATACCGACAAGGGCTGAGCCGGGCCCGGGGGCGGGGGCAATCCGTCCTCGTCAGGCGGTGAGGTGGCGCACCACGTCGCGCGTCGCCTCGATCAGCCGCTCGACCTGTTCCTCGCCGGTCGCGGGCGAGGCCAGCATCATGTCGTGGAAGGGCGAGATCAGAACCCCGCGCACCAGCAATGCGAGATGGATCGCCGCTTCCAGCGCCGGGTAATGCGCGCCCTTGGCCTGCTTTCCGTCGGTGAGCGGGGCGGGCGCGCGCACCACCTCGACCCGCGCGCCGCAGCGGGCGACGTGCCAGGGCAGGCCGGCGGCCGCCAGCACCTGCGACAGTCCCGCCTCC comes from Ancylobacter sp. TS-1 and encodes:
- a CDS encoding rhodanese-like domain-containing protein, whose product is MQPNPFGGVIEHLSVEDVKAGLEAGTILLVDVREPNETAAERIPGAVDFPLSTFDAHALPDPGEKTLVFSCRSGQRSQKAAAAAQAAGIDLHRHMAGGILAWKDAGFDTDKG